Below is a genomic region from Granulicella sibirica.
GAGCTCCTCGCCCAGGACTTCGCCTACTCCGCCATCGTCAGCGACCTAAACGAGAAGGGCTACCGCATGCGCGACGGCAATCCATGGAACCGCATCGCGGTCTTCAACATGATGCCCCGCCTCATCGAAGTAGGCCCGCGCCTCTTCTCCAACCGTGTCAACCTCAAAAAGTTGTCAAGCCCCAAGACCACATAATCTTTTCAATTCAATAGGGATAGTCCCTGTCATAGTGGTTTCGGCCGGTCTTCTATAATAAGCACAGAGAACAGCGACGGAGAATTCATCCGGCTGCTGCGCTCTCATGCCTCATCGGACAAGAGCAGTCGAACTCTAACTCCTGTTTTATGAGGGATTCGCGCGATAAATCCTCGCAAATCGTTCAAAGAGAATGATATGGCCCACTGCACAGGGGGAAGGGGTACCCCCCGTATGACACGCGCATGACATCACCTCGCAAGCCCAAACTCGGTCAGAACTTCCTCGCTGACGACACCGCTCGCCATGCCATCGCCGATGCCATCGGCGACCCTAGCGACCGTACTGTCATTGAAATCGGCCCAGGACACGGCGCCATCACCACGATCCTCGCCCCACGCTGTCGCCGCCTGATCCTGGTTGAACTCGACCGAGCCCTCGCCGCCGAACTCCGCTTCCGCTTTCGCGAAACCCCGTCCGTCGAAGTCATCGAAGCCGACATTCTCACCGTCGATCTCCCAGCCCTTGTTCCCCATGGCGAAACCGCCGACGTGATCGGCAATCTTCCCTACTACATCACCTCGGACATTCTCCTCAAGCTCTTTGCCGCCTCCGCGCATCTCCGGAGAGCAGTCCTGATGATGCAACGCGAGGTTGCCGAGCGCATCGCCGCGTCTCCCGGTGTCCGGGATTATGGTTTACTGTCCGCAACCACACAGCTCTACGCCCGCGTTGACAACCTCTTTACGCTCCCGCCAAGCGCCTTCAATCCGCCACCAGACGTCTTCTCGACGGTCATCCGCCTCGACTTCGCATCCCGCTTCGCCGATCTCGGCGTAGATCCCGCCTCCTTCGACACCTTCCTCCGCCGAGCCTTCGCCCAGAAGCGCAAGACTCTGCGCAACAACCTGCGCGCCGCCAACTGGACCAGCACTCAAATCGAGTCCAACTGGCCAGAAAACCTCCCACCCGAGGCCCGCGCCGAATCCCTCACCCTCGAGCAGATGGCGTCGGTCTATCTAGCTCTGAATCAAAGCCAAGCGCATTATTGAGCAGTCAGGCCAGCCTCTTCAAGCATCTTCGCCGCCCGCAATCGAACCCGCTGCATCAGTTCCGTATCGTTGGCAATGGCCCGAAGGGATGGCGCAATCATTCCCACCTCGCAAGCCTGGTGCCCTTCTAGCATGCTCCCGAGGGAGATCATCTCGGCGTCCAGGCCAAGACGATCGAAACGCCTCTTAAAGTCCAGCCTGCGCCCAATCTCGATCGTAGTCGCCGCAGCCTGAAAAAGGTCAGTCAGCGCCGCAACCTGCTTCACCTCGGAAAAGTTATAAGCGCATTCACCTTGGCCATCGGGTCCTGAATAACTCAGTACCTTATCCCCCGTTTTGGCGATGTTCTTCACCTTCGATTCGCAAACGATCGCGAACCGATCAGCGCCTCGAGCCAGTTCGAAGATCTTCGCGGTGGTCGCATCCGTAAAAGTTATCGAGCGATCGATAACCGGACTAGGCATTGGAGGCAGATCGTCGCCAGCAGCAACCTTCGGAGCCGCAAGCTCCGCGTGGTAACTCGCCTGTCCATTCTCCGCGACCGTGATCTTATACTTCGGAGTCTCGAGCCCAGGTCGATCCTGGCTGTACGAAACCTTGGCTGTGGAGCTTTGCCCACAAGCAACCCGCAAACCAAGCAGAAGAAAGAATCCAACCCAAACCCTCAACGCGCACCCTGCATCGTAAACGTCTGCGCCGTATGCAGATGGCAGATCGCCACAGCCAACGCATCGGCGGCATCCGCTGATTCAGGCGCAACCTCGAGCCCAAGCAGGCGAGTCACCATGAACTGCACCTGCTCCTTCGCGGCAAGCCCATAACCAACCACCGAACTCTTCACTGACAACGGAGCATATTCCGCCACTTCAAGCCCGCAAGTCGCGGCCGCAAGCATCGCCACACCGCGAACCTGACCAAGCTTCAGTGCGGACTTCGCATTGGCCGAGAAGAACACCTCTTCGATCGCCACCACAGTCGGCTCGTGCAGCGTCATCAACGCCACCAGCTCCGCATACACCTGAGCAAGTCGCTGAGGAGTCTTCTCCTTCTTGCTCAGTCGAATCGTTCCCGCAGCCCGATGCAGGAGCTTCGGCATCCGCGCGTCCTTATCCATCTCGACGACGCCATACCCCGTAAACTCGGTTCCACAGTCGATCCCAAACACCCGCATACGCGGAGTTTACCGCATAGCCAGAGCCGGAAGAACCCCGGCATCTCGCAAGCTAACGCGAGATACCCTCCATCGGCGAACTGGCCGACGCATACAGCTTCCGAGGCATCCGTCCAGCCAGCCTGGCCTGATAGCCGCCAATCACCGCATGCCGCATCGCCTCAGCCATCAGAATGGGATCATCAGCCAGCGCAATGGCCGTATTCATCAGCACCGCATCGAACCCGAGCTCCATCGCCAAAGCCGCATCCGAAGCCGTACCAACTCCCGCATCCACGATCAATGGAACCTCGGTAATTAGCTCTCGAAGAATCCTGAGTCCAGTGATGTTCTGCAAGCCCAACCCCGTCCCAATCGGAGCCCCCAGAGGCATCACCGCAGCTGCACCTACGTCGATCAGCCTCTTCGCAAACACAATATCTTCCGTCGTATACGGAAGAACGGTAAATCCCTCCTTCACCAGCACTTTGGTCGCTTCAAGTGTCGCTTGCACATCCGGATAAAGCGTCGCCTGATCGCCAATCACCTCGATCTTCACCCAATCCGAGAGCCCCACCTCACGTCCCAGCCTCGCCGCCCGGATCGCCTCTTCCGCTGTGTAGCATCCCGCTGTATTGGGAAGGAGGAACAGCTTCTTCGGATCCAGAAAGTCCAGCAGCGACTCCTTCGAACGGTCAAGGTTTACCCGCCGCACTGCTACCGTGACCATCTCAGCACCCGAAGCCTCGACAGCCGCCTTCGTCTCCGCGCCATCTTTATACTTTCCTGTTCCCACAATCAGCCGTGAGCGAAAGCTCGTTCCGGCAATCACCAAAGGTTCCATACTGCCCATTCTAAAGACTCCATGCACACACAAAGCAAACGGCCCGACCCCAGAGGATTCTGGTCGGTCGAGCCGTCTGTCGGTGAGCTGTTGAGATTGACTTGAGGCGTCCACACTCGGACATGGGCCTCGGCTAAGACTGCAACTACAGAATGCCAGGACTAGAGCTGGACGCTCTAAGCCTCAGTCACCTCACGTACTGTTGAACTACATTTACCGTCAATTTTCATAGGCTGGACCATCCTCCTTTCCCGTGTAAGCAAAGACTACGCCCGCCCGTTTCCTCACGTCAAGCTGTCTCATCCTGTACCCTGACGAGACACACGACACCGAACGGGAGAGGTAATGAAAGTAATAAAACGGGACGCACTCGCCTCGGTGTGTGCCAAAATTCGTCACTCATTCACATGCCTCAAGCACGATGGATACCATCGCATGCCCTCACATCTCTCTCGATTGATCGCGTTTACCCTGTTGGCTGCATCTCTCACGCGAATTCTTCCGGCTCAGGAATCTGCACAACCGGCAACAGAGGCTCAGACCGATTCTCCCGCTTCCCCTCCCAAACCGGAGGATCCGCCCGCAACGCTCTTCCCGCATTCCGATAAGTCGCGGTTCCTGATCGTCGGGCAGACCAACATAATCTTCCAGGCACATGGGCCATTTCATACCCCGTACAGCGGGCCTAACAGTCTTCTCGGACGCGGGGAATATAAGACGTCTCTCCTGGGAACGCTCTATCTAGGCGCCCAGGTCATCCGTAATCCGAGGGCATCAACAGACTTCCTCATCGACGTTGAATCCTCGGGCGGCAGAGGGATCTCGGAAGCGCTTGGCCTTGGCGGTTTCACCAATCTCGATGTGGTTCGGAACCCATCGCTTGGTTCGAAGCCTTATATCGCGCGGGTTCAACTGCATGAAGTCATTGGCGTCGGCGGAGAACTCACCGAAGCGGAACGTACGCCTTTTTCACTCTCCACCTCGGTGCCAACGCGGCGTTTCGACCTCCGCTTCGGCAAGATGAGCCTGCCGGATGTGATTGATCTGAATAGCATTGGGACAGATAGCCACCTTCAGTTCATGAACTGGACGGTAGACAATAACGGGGCTTGGGATTACGCGGCGGATACTCGGGGGTATACCTATGCCGGGGTGGCGGAATACGACGACAAAATCTGGTCGGCTCGGTATGCGCTTGGGCTAATGCCGACGGTTGCGAATGGGATCGATGTGGACTGGAATGTCCGGCGGGCTCGGGGGGAGAACACGGAGTTTGAATTTCGGAGGACGCCCTTTTCGGCTTTCCTACCGAAAGAGCGGAAGGGGGCGGTGAGGCTGCTGGGATTCGTAAACCATGCAAATATGGGGGTTTACAGGGATTCGATCAAGGCGTTCGAGGCTGGATTGACGAAGGTGCCGGACATTACGGCGCATGCCCCGGGGTCGACGGTGAAGTACGGGGTTGGGTTGAACTTCGAGCAGGAAATTACTGAAAACACTCGTATTTACGGGCGATTTGGGTGGAACGAGGGGCAGCATCAGTCGTTCGCTTACACGGAGGTGGATCAGACGTTCGCGTTTGGGGCGGATTACTTCATGCGTAGGTATGGGCGACCTTTGGATAAGGCCGGTATCACCTTTGTTTCCAACGCGATCAAGAGGGATCATCAGAACTACCTCCGGCTTGGCGGTTTGGGTTTTCTGCTTGGAGATAACGGGTTGAACTATGCGCGAGAGGATATTTTGGAGGGTTATTACAATCTCCACGCGTGGCGGGGGGTGTTTTATGCGCTGGATGGGCAGTTTGTCGAGCACCCGGGGTACAACCAGGACCGGGGGCCGGTGCTGGTTGAATCCGTGCGCATGCATGTCGATTTTTGATGGTGCAGGATGCGGTCCAATGTACGGTAAACGTGGTTAGCGGGCCGGTAGAAAACGTGGTGAAGGGTGCGTCTTTACTGGGTGGATGCGTTTTATGTGCATGTTTTTCCGGACGCTGGTGGTAGAGGGCTTTCCGGGCCCCTGGTTTGTCAAGCGAGACGGCTTTTTGCCCTGAGCAGTGGTTTAATTGGACCGTGCTCATGACGCGTGCTTCCCTCCTCCTCGCACTCTGCTTCTTCAGTCTCTTCGCGCCGGCACAAACTTCGGTTGTGCCGCCTTCGCGGGATGAGGCGTTGAAGCGTCTGCATCCGTCCGCTGTTGCGCTTTTGCAGCTCTACGACAAGAAGACCGGCTTGTTCACGACGACCGGCTGGTGGAACTCGGCGAACGCAGTGACGGCATTGGCGGATGAGTCGCGCATCGCGCGGGACGAGACGGTGCGGTGGATCTTCCCGGACGTGTTTCAAAAGGCTCCGCAGAAGTTTGCGGGATTCCTCAACGAGTACTACGACGACGAGGGCTGGTGGGCATTGGCGTGGATCGATGCCTATGAGTTGAACCCGCATGGGAAACAGGCGAACCAGTACCTGCAGATGTCGGAGTCGATCTTCGACGATATGTCGCATGGATGGGATGACACATGCGGAGGCGGCATCTGGTGGAAGAAGGATCGGCACTACAAGAACGCGATCGCCAATGAGCTCTTCCTTTCGGTCGCGGCGAAGCTGGCTCTGCACACGCGCGGAAAGAAGCAGAACGAGTACCTGGACTGGGCGAACCGGGAGTGGAAGTGGTTCTCGGGTACGGGGATGATCAACGAGGATGGACTGGTGAACGATGGGCTCACCGGCTCGTGCAAGAACAATAAGGGGACGACGTGGAGCTATAACCAAGGGGTCGTGCTTGGAGGGCTTGCGGCGCTCAGCCGGAAGGAGAAGAAGAATCCCGAACTGATCGCGTCGGCGACGCGCATTGCGCAGGCGGCGGTGATCCACCTGACGGACGCGCAAGGGATTCTGCATGATCCGTGCGAGCCGAAGTGCAGCGAGGACGGGGTGCAGTTCAAAGGCATCTTTAACCGCAACCTTGTGCAGCTTCAGGCGGTGGATGGGGATCCGGCGTTCGTACGTTTTCTGGATGCGAATGGCGAGTCAGTATGGTCGAATGCACGGACGCCGGATAACCGGTTCAGTACCGTGTGGTCGGGGCCGCCCGCCGCGGATAATGCGGGAGCGCAGGCGTCGGCGTTGGATGCACTGAATGCGGCTGCGGAG
It encodes:
- a CDS encoding thiazole synthase yields the protein MGSMEPLVIAGTSFRSRLIVGTGKYKDGAETKAAVEASGAEMVTVAVRRVNLDRSKESLLDFLDPKKLFLLPNTAGCYTAEEAIRAARLGREVGLSDWVKIEVIGDQATLYPDVQATLEATKVLVKEGFTVLPYTTEDIVFAKRLIDVGAAAVMPLGAPIGTGLGLQNITGLRILRELITEVPLIVDAGVGTASDAALAMELGFDAVLMNTAIALADDPILMAEAMRHAVIGGYQARLAGRMPRKLYASASSPMEGISR
- the ruvC gene encoding crossover junction endodeoxyribonuclease RuvC translates to MRVFGIDCGTEFTGYGVVEMDKDARMPKLLHRAAGTIRLSKKEKTPQRLAQVYAELVALMTLHEPTVVAIEEVFFSANAKSALKLGQVRGVAMLAAATCGLEVAEYAPLSVKSSVVGYGLAAKEQVQFMVTRLLGLEVAPESADAADALAVAICHLHTAQTFTMQGAR
- the rsmA gene encoding 16S rRNA (adenine(1518)-N(6)/adenine(1519)-N(6))-dimethyltransferase RsmA; this translates as MTSPRKPKLGQNFLADDTARHAIADAIGDPSDRTVIEIGPGHGAITTILAPRCRRLILVELDRALAAELRFRFRETPSVEVIEADILTVDLPALVPHGETADVIGNLPYYITSDILLKLFAASAHLRRAVLMMQREVAERIAASPGVRDYGLLSATTQLYARVDNLFTLPPSAFNPPPDVFSTVIRLDFASRFADLGVDPASFDTFLRRAFAQKRKTLRNNLRAANWTSTQIESNWPENLPPEARAESLTLEQMASVYLALNQSQAHY
- a CDS encoding glycoside hydrolase family 76 protein — translated: MTRASLLLALCFFSLFAPAQTSVVPPSRDEALKRLHPSAVALLQLYDKKTGLFTTTGWWNSANAVTALADESRIARDETVRWIFPDVFQKAPQKFAGFLNEYYDDEGWWALAWIDAYELNPHGKQANQYLQMSESIFDDMSHGWDDTCGGGIWWKKDRHYKNAIANELFLSVAAKLALHTRGKKQNEYLDWANREWKWFSGTGMINEDGLVNDGLTGSCKNNKGTTWSYNQGVVLGGLAALSRKEKKNPELIASATRIAQAAVIHLTDAQGILHDPCEPKCSEDGVQFKGIFNRNLVQLQAVDGDPAFVRFLDANGESVWSNARTPDNRFSTVWSGPPAADNAGAQASALDALNAAAEKR
- a CDS encoding carbohydrate porin; protein product: MPSHLSRLIAFTLLAASLTRILPAQESAQPATEAQTDSPASPPKPEDPPATLFPHSDKSRFLIVGQTNIIFQAHGPFHTPYSGPNSLLGRGEYKTSLLGTLYLGAQVIRNPRASTDFLIDVESSGGRGISEALGLGGFTNLDVVRNPSLGSKPYIARVQLHEVIGVGGELTEAERTPFSLSTSVPTRRFDLRFGKMSLPDVIDLNSIGTDSHLQFMNWTVDNNGAWDYAADTRGYTYAGVAEYDDKIWSARYALGLMPTVANGIDVDWNVRRARGENTEFEFRRTPFSAFLPKERKGAVRLLGFVNHANMGVYRDSIKAFEAGLTKVPDITAHAPGSTVKYGVGLNFEQEITENTRIYGRFGWNEGQHQSFAYTEVDQTFAFGADYFMRRYGRPLDKAGITFVSNAIKRDHQNYLRLGGLGFLLGDNGLNYAREDILEGYYNLHAWRGVFYALDGQFVEHPGYNQDRGPVLVESVRMHVDF